From a region of the Deinobacterium chartae genome:
- a CDS encoding Leu/Phe/Val dehydrogenase, protein MLILNAIESYGHEQVVFLNHPPSGLRAILAIHDTTLGPAIGACRFRAYEDEEEALRDALELSRSITFKTALAGLNYGGGACIVLADAPDHQLQPHAREGLFRALGRHVDALGGRIILIEDVHVTQTDIAFAAQETRHTLGFQQDTTAATAYGVYRGIKAAARYHIGTESMRGVRIAILGVGEVGGKLAAHLAREGARLTLADSKPGRAARVAEQLGADTVPANEVFDVPCDIFSPCAFGGSISKAAAGSLQARMVAGGEHNPLAKGADVVLEEAGIAYIPDYLLNAAGLLVGTGLSLEEAAERVYSDVGWVCAEAQTRDESTHQTARRLAEQRISMIASIGSFFRQAP, encoded by the coding sequence TGACACCACGCTCGGCCCGGCCATCGGTGCCTGCCGCTTCCGCGCCTACGAGGACGAGGAAGAGGCCTTGCGCGACGCGCTCGAACTGAGCCGTTCCATCACCTTCAAGACCGCCCTGGCCGGGCTGAACTACGGCGGCGGAGCCTGCATCGTGCTGGCCGACGCCCCGGACCACCAGCTCCAACCGCACGCCCGCGAAGGATTGTTTCGCGCGCTGGGGCGGCATGTAGACGCTCTCGGCGGGCGCATCATCCTGATCGAGGACGTCCACGTCACCCAGACCGACATCGCCTTCGCCGCACAAGAAACCCGCCACACCCTCGGCTTCCAGCAGGACACCACCGCAGCCACCGCTTACGGCGTGTATCGCGGGATCAAGGCCGCCGCGCGCTACCACATCGGCACCGAGAGCATGCGCGGCGTGCGCATCGCGATCTTGGGCGTGGGCGAGGTGGGTGGGAAACTCGCTGCCCACCTCGCCCGTGAGGGCGCACGCCTGACCCTGGCCGACAGCAAGCCGGGCCGTGCGGCCCGGGTGGCCGAACAGCTCGGAGCCGACACCGTACCGGCCAACGAAGTCTTCGACGTGCCCTGCGACATCTTCTCGCCCTGCGCTTTTGGCGGCTCGATCAGCAAGGCTGCCGCCGGCAGCCTGCAGGCCCGCATGGTGGCCGGCGGCGAGCACAACCCGCTGGCCAAAGGGGCCGACGTGGTCCTCGAGGAGGCCGGCATCGCCTACATTCCCGACTACCTGCTCAACGCTGCCGGCCTGCTGGTGGGCACCGGGCTGAGCCTCGAGGAGGCCGCCGAGCGGGTGTACAGCGACGTAGGCTGGGTGTGCGCCGAAGCCCAGACCCGCGACGAGAGCACGCACCAGACCGCCCGTCGCCTCGCCGAGCAGCGCATCTCGATGATCGCCTCGATCGGCTCGTTCTTCCGTCAGGCTCCCTGA
- the udk gene encoding uridine kinase has product MTHFSPFIIGVAGGTGSGKTTVTRRVIETVGAERVAVLEQDNYYRDQSDLRPEQRRQTNYDHPAAFDWDLLTAHLDALRSGVPIEMPLYDFTQDTRSSETRTLVPAPVIVLEGIFALYDPRVRDLMQLKIFVDADPDVRFIRRLERDTVERGRSVQSVVQQYLEFVRPMHLQFVEPTKRYADVIIPHGGHNEPALDMLSARIGAL; this is encoded by the coding sequence ATGACCCACTTTTCCCCTTTCATCATCGGCGTCGCGGGCGGAACCGGCAGCGGCAAAACCACCGTCACCCGCCGCGTCATCGAGACGGTCGGCGCCGAGCGCGTAGCGGTCCTCGAGCAGGACAACTACTACCGCGACCAGAGCGACCTGCGCCCCGAGCAGCGCCGTCAGACCAACTACGACCACCCGGCGGCCTTCGACTGGGATCTGCTGACCGCGCATCTCGATGCGCTGCGCAGCGGAGTGCCCATCGAGATGCCGCTGTACGACTTCACCCAGGACACCCGCTCGTCCGAGACCCGCACGCTGGTTCCGGCCCCGGTGATCGTCCTCGAGGGCATCTTCGCGCTGTACGACCCGCGCGTGCGCGACCTGATGCAGCTCAAGATCTTCGTGGACGCCGATCCGGACGTGCGCTTCATCCGCCGCCTCGAGCGTGACACGGTCGAGCGCGGCCGCAGCGTTCAGAGCGTGGTGCAGCAGTACCTCGAGTTCGTGCGGCCCATGCACCTGCAGTTCGTGGAGCCCACCAAGCGTTACGCCGACGTCATCATTCCGCACGGCGGCCACAACGAACCCGCCCTGGACATGCTCTCCGCCCGCATCGGGGCCCTGTAA